From the genome of Nitrospirota bacterium:
TGGATGTCGGCGGAGAGCTTCGATCGTTCCATGGTTTTCTTGGGCATGGAAGGGGAGACAATGAGCACATCGATATCGCTGTTGATCCAGAAGTCGCCTCGCGCCACGGAGCCGAAGAGGAAGACTCTTGCGCCCGGCACCATGCGTCTTGCGAGTCGTTTGATCTCCTTGAGGTAGGACCGTCGGCGCCGGAAGTATTCCGTCCTTCGATTGGCCCTCTCAATAAGATAGTCGATGTGTTTCATTTCCGGCCCTCCGCAAATTCCGTAAGGACGTTTGCGAAGCGAAGCATCAATTCAACCTGCTCTCTTGTGTATTCAAGGGGGATGTATCGAGTGCCGATGTATGCCTGCTCGAGGTCAAGGATCACGGCCCTGTGTTGTTCGATAAAGCTCTCGGCTTGATCGCGCGCGCCGTACGCGCCGCCGAATTCAAGCAGGAGGTCGGTGAGCGAATGGGTTTTCAAAAACTCGCCCAGCTTCAGGCCGATCCGATATTTCAGGTGGAGTTGGCAGAATTGTTCGATGTGGAAGGCGGCGACGTCGTATTTTTCTTCCTTGAAGAGCCGCTGCGCCACGTCCAGGAAGATGAGCGCCCTGTCCCGCAAATACCCGACTTCCAAGTCGGCCCGTTGGCGGCTGAATCCTGCCCTTGACTGCTTCTTCCCTTTCGACATGCTCCCATTCTACGGTTCCCCGGTGCGAAATCAAAGCGATGCGCGCCCCCTCTCAAAAAAAGGTGGCATTCAATCTATCGCGGATTTTGCGGGCGTTTCTTCTTCCGCCCGGAAACTCAGGGATGGGGGGTCAAGTCTTGAATTGGTACATCTCCAACCTTCAACGCGATCAACATGTGCCAATTCAAGACTTGACCCCGTTGCTCCGTTGCCTTTCGCC
Proteins encoded in this window:
- a CDS encoding nucleotidyltransferase domain-containing protein; translation: MKHIDYLIERANRRTEYFRRRRSYLKEIKRLARRMVPGARVFLFGSVARGDFWINSDIDVLIVSPSMPKKTMERSKLSADIHHEIGYGSPFEFHLVTPSEMKWYDRFIDKKIEVA
- a CDS encoding HEPN domain-containing protein; translated protein: MSKGKKQSRAGFSRQRADLEVGYLRDRALIFLDVAQRLFKEEKYDVAAFHIEQFCQLHLKYRIGLKLGEFLKTHSLTDLLLEFGGAYGARDQAESFIEQHRAVILDLEQAYIGTRYIPLEYTREQVELMLRFANVLTEFAEGRK